CCTGGCGAGCTGCAGCCGCGCGTTGCGCTCGCCGCAGCGCCATAGCCCGGCCAGTTGGGGCAGACCGGGCTGGGCTGGCGCGTCGCCATAGGCCAGGTAGAGTTGTTGGTATTGCTGTCGCAGTCGCATCGCGGCTCCCGGTTGGGAAAATATAAAAGCGGAAGTATTTATTATGGGTTGCATCCATTTTTCTATTCCGCTTTATCGTCAATACTGCAGGCGTTTCCTTTGCTTTACAAGGTGTTGTCGTGGATCTGCGTTCTTCCGTGGTGCGGCGCGTGCTGCTGTCTTCCTTCCTGCTGTCTTTGTCGCGGGCGGTGATCTCGCCGCTGTTGGTGTTGGCGCTGGGCAAGCAATTGCAGTTGTCGGTGCAGGCCACCGGCACGTTGCTGGCCGCGGTGCTGCTGGTGTCGGCGCTGTTCGGCCTCTACGGCGGCTATTGGCTGGACCGGCTGCCGCGGGGTCCGGCTTTGCGCGGCGCGGCCATCCTGATGGCGGCGGGCGGCGCGCTGCTGCCCTATGGCCACAGCTACGCGACGGTAGTGACGGCGTTGGCGGCGGGCGAGCTGGCGATGGTGGTGTACAGCATCGCGGTGAAAGCGATACTCAGCGACGTGGTGGCCGCGCCGTGGCGCAGCAAGGCGTTTTCGATGCGCTACACGCTGGCCAATGTGGCCTGGGCGCTGGGGCCCATGCTATGCAGCCTGACGCTGTGGTGGAGCGAGCTGGCGCCTTACTGGCTGGGCGGCGCCATCGCGCTGGCGGGTCTCGCCGCCCAGCCGCGGCTGCCTGAGCGGCGCCATGATCCGGCCGCGCTGCCGGACGGCTTCGCCGCCACGTTGCGCACGCTGGCCGGCGACAGGGTGCTGGTGTGGTTCACGATCAGCAGCCTGCTCGCCTACGTGGTGTATGGCCGTTTTTCCGGCTATCTGCCGCTGTTTCTGCTGACGCGGATGGACGAGGCCGAGGCGATGCGCTGGATGTCGGCGCTGATCAGCTGCAATGCCGTCACGGTGGTGCTGTTCCAGTATCCGCTGGGGCGGTTGCTGAAGCCGCAGCGTCTGATGCGCGCCATCGTCGGCGGCTTCCTGCTGATAGGCGCCGGCATGCTTTGGGTGGGGTGGGCGGACAGCCTGGCGATGATGTGCGCGGCTATCGCCTTGTTCACGCTGGGCGAGATCGTGCTGGTGCCGGCCGAATACCTGTACATCGACGCCATCGCGCCGGACGCCTTGAAGGGCAGCTATTACGGCGCGCAGAACCTGGCTTCGCTGGGCGGCGCGCTGGGGCCGGCGATGGTGGGCGTGCTGCTGTCGCATGGGCCGTCCTGGGTGGTGTTCGCCATATTGGCGTTGTTGTGCGCGGCCGGCGCGGGGCTGGCGCTCTACAGCGAGCGGCTGCGTTTGCGGCGGAGCGGCGAGCGAGCGGCTTTTCCTTTGTCGGGTTCTTTGTCATGATCAAGCGTTTGCTTGAATCGCCGCGCAGACGGCGATGGCATCACCGAGCGAGGAAAGCATGGAGAAACTGCAGCAGGATTTGTATGTGCCGGTGGGGGGCGGAGAGCGCCTGTTCCTGAAGCGCATCGGACGGCCCGGAGGCGAGCCGGTGCTGATGGCGCATGGCGTGATGGCCAATGGCCGCATCTTTTACACTGATACAGGCAAGGGGCTGGCGCATTTCCTGGCGGATGCCGGCTACGACGTGTATGTGGCTGATCTGCGCGGCAGAGGACGCAGCACGCCCAAGATCGGGCCGCATTCCCGACATGGGCAGACCGAGACCATCTGTGAGGATCTGCCGGCGCTGCATGAATTCGTGCGCCGAAAGAGCGGCGGCCAGCGAGCGCACTGGATCGCCCACTCCTGGGGCGGCGTGCACATGACGAGCTGCCTGGTCCGTTATCCCGAAATCGCCGCCCAGGTGGCGAGCGCGGTGTATTTCGGCGCCAAGCGCAGCGTGAGGGTGCGCAACCTGAACAAGCTGATAGAAGTGGACTTCATGTGGAACACTGCTTCGCGCTGGCTGATCCGAGCCTTCGGCTACCTGCCGGCGCGTCGCATCCGGCTGGGGGCCGACGACGAAAGCGACAAGAGCCATCTGCAAAGCAAGCTGTGGGCCCAGCCCAAGCCCTGGGTGGACAGCGACGACGGTTTCGATTACGCCGCCGCCGCTGAAGCCGGCCATCTGCCGCCGATCCTGTACTTCGCCGCCGCCAACGATCCCTGCCGCGGCCACCCGGAAGACGTGCGCCGCTTCCGCGACGAATCCGGCCCGCACCTGTCGAGGCTGCACCTGTTGGGACGGCGGGCCGGCCATCTGCACGACTACAACCACGTGTCGCTGCTGACCCACCCGGACGCGCCGCGCGACCACTTCCCGTTGGCGCTGGACTGGCTGGCGGGGCGCTGCGACGCGGTGGCGGAGAATTATTGAGCAGGCTTGGCTGGATAGGCGGCGGGCCTTGGATTTCAGGGCTCGTTTTCATTTCTTTTTGTGGCGAGAGGCCGCATGGATGATGCCATGCGGCCTCTCGCGTATCTTAATTCGCGCCGCGCTCGGGAACGGCTTTGCCCGGCTGGCGAGTCATTGGCAGCGCTGTAGTTTACTGTTCACCTTCTCATTTAAAACCGTGAAAAGCAACGAATCATTTGGCGCCGCATACAGCTGAGGTTGATCATTGTCAAATCCGGCTTCTGCTGAATATGTTTGATCGTGCAGTTTTAAAGAGCAGGTGTGCAGAAAATGGCAGTGTGAAGTATTAGCATTAAAGAGCAGTTTTAGTTGAATATGCGACATGATGGATGGTTATGTCCTGTGGCGGCGGCCTTTTACTCAATTCGAATTGATTCTTTTCGCTTTGTTTTGTTGTCGTGTCGTATTGACAGCTCTGGGCGATGAGCCGATAAAATCCGGAATCTTGATTGCATTGCTTCCATTCCTCTCGGTTTCGCTCTTGGCTGATTTCGGCTTTGCCAAGACTTTATCTTGCAGTGAAGCGGATTAAATAATGGTAATGCCAATGGAGCGGCGGCCGCCGATGGTGAGGCGATATATATTCGGCCATGCTGCGGATGAATTTGAACTGAACAGGTATACCATCATGAGTAGTTTCAACGCGGTACTGGCAAGGAATTCGGAAAAGGCGCCGACTGGAATGGGGCCATATTCCCAAACGGTAGCCTTCTCGCACTACAACAATCTGTCGGCTCAGTTGCCGGTGGATCCGGCCACGGGGCGCTTGGTGGCTGGCGGCGTGAAAGAACAGGCCGAAAGATGCTTCAAAAATATCCAGGAAATTATAAAAAGCATCGGCCATGAGATGAGCGACGTGGTGAGGATCACCATTTTCCTGCAAGATATCTCGGACATGCATGCGGTCAATGCGGTGTACTCCGGCTTCTTCCCGGATTATGTCCCCACCTTGACGACTGTCGCGGTCGCGGCTTTGCCGATGGGCGCCTTGTTGCAAGTAGAGGCTCTGCTTTCCAATGGCGAAGGCACCATTCCCAATGCGCCGCAGGCGGGCGACCTGATTAAGATCGCAAGCGAGACCGGCCATGCGCCGACCAGCCATTTGTC
This genomic window from Chromobacterium phragmitis contains:
- a CDS encoding alpha/beta fold hydrolase — translated: MEKLQQDLYVPVGGGERLFLKRIGRPGGEPVLMAHGVMANGRIFYTDTGKGLAHFLADAGYDVYVADLRGRGRSTPKIGPHSRHGQTETICEDLPALHEFVRRKSGGQRAHWIAHSWGGVHMTSCLVRYPEIAAQVASAVYFGAKRSVRVRNLNKLIEVDFMWNTASRWLIRAFGYLPARRIRLGADDESDKSHLQSKLWAQPKPWVDSDDGFDYAAAAEAGHLPPILYFAAANDPCRGHPEDVRRFRDESGPHLSRLHLLGRRAGHLHDYNHVSLLTHPDAPRDHFPLALDWLAGRCDAVAENY
- a CDS encoding MFS transporter, which codes for MDLRSSVVRRVLLSSFLLSLSRAVISPLLVLALGKQLQLSVQATGTLLAAVLLVSALFGLYGGYWLDRLPRGPALRGAAILMAAGGALLPYGHSYATVVTALAAGELAMVVYSIAVKAILSDVVAAPWRSKAFSMRYTLANVAWALGPMLCSLTLWWSELAPYWLGGAIALAGLAAQPRLPERRHDPAALPDGFAATLRTLAGDRVLVWFTISSLLAYVVYGRFSGYLPLFLLTRMDEAEAMRWMSALISCNAVTVVLFQYPLGRLLKPQRLMRAIVGGFLLIGAGMLWVGWADSLAMMCAAIALFTLGEIVLVPAEYLYIDAIAPDALKGSYYGAQNLASLGGALGPAMVGVLLSHGPSWVVFAILALLCAAGAGLALYSERLRLRRSGERAAFPLSGSLS